A genomic segment from Malus domestica chromosome 05, GDT2T_hap1 encodes:
- the LOC114824779 gene encoding protein DETOXIFICATION 46, chloroplastic-like, translated as MQTKTLVARSPPLLQNPTLFFTNPPHFYFTPRFNHTPPGLPKLHFSTPLRRRNRFATACIGDGVLIGDNGSHASPVSEEVEVVEVKREELESKSTWDQMKEIAVFTGPATGLWLCGPLMSLIDTVVIGQGSSIELAALGPGTVMCDSLSYVFMFLSVATSNMVATALAKGDRNEAQHHISILLFIGLTCGFAMLIFTRFFGSWALTAFSGPKNAHLIPAANTYVQIRGLAWPAVLIGLITQSASLGLKDSWGPLKALAVAGAINGIGDVVLCSFLGYGIAGAAWATMVSQVVAGYMMIQALNNKGYNAYAFCVPSPKELLTVFELAAPVVLTMMSKVAFYTLIVYFATSMGTNIIAAHQVMIQTFFICTVWGEPLSQTAQSFMPELIYGVKRSLPKARMLLKSLVVIGALLGLALGIVGTSVPWLFPGIFTPDQKIIQEMHKVLIPFFLALAVTPAILAFEGTLLAGRDLKFISLSMSGCFSLGALLLLFVSSRGCGLAGCWWVLVGFQWARLFLSLQRATSTNGILYSEDTSRYQQEKLRAV; from the exons atgcAAACCAAAACCCTGGTAGCTCGCTCGCCTCCTCTCCTCCAAAACCCTACTCTTTTCTTCACAAACCCACCACATTTCTATTTCACCCCACGCTTTAACCACACCCCACCTGGCCTCCCCAAACTCCACTTCTCCACCCCATTACGCCGCCGTAACCGGTTCGCAACCGCCTGCATTGGCGACGGGGTTCTTATCGGAGACAATGGGAGCCATGCTTCTCCAGTATCTGAAGAAGTTGAAGTTGTGGAGGTTAAGAGAGAAGAATTGGAGAGTAAGAGCACATGGGATCAGATGAAGGAGATTGCAGTGTTTACAGGACCCGCCACTGGTCTTTGGCTGTGTGGCCCACTTATGAGTCTCATTGACACTGTCGTCATTGGTCAGGGAAGCTCTATTGAGCTTGCTGCTTTGG GACCTGGAACTGTGATGTGTGATAGTCTGAGTTATGTGTTCATGTTCCTTTCTGTTGCAACTTCAAATATGGTTGCTACCGCCCTTGCTAAAGGG GATAGAAATGAAGCTCAACATCACATATCTATCTTGCTCTTTATTGGATTGACATGTGGCTTCGCAATGCTTATATTTACAAGATTCTTCGGTTCATGGGCATTAACTG CTTTCAGTGGACCAAAGAACGCGCACCTTATTCCTGCAGCAAATACATATGTTCAG ATACGAGGTTTGGCGTGGCCCGCAGTTCTTATTGGTTTGATTACTCAGAGTGCAAG TCTTGGCTTGAAAGATTCATGGGGTCCTTTGAAGGCCTTGGCGGTAGCCGGTGCTATAAATGGCATTGGTGATGTAGTCCTGTGCAGTTTTTTAGGCTATGGTATTGCGGGTGCAGCATGGGCAACAATGGTGTCACAG GTTGTTGCAGGATATATGATGATTCAAGCTTTGAACAATAAAGGATATAATGCATATGCCTTCTGTGTTCCCTCGCCCAAAGAACTTCTAACAGTATTTGAGCTTGCTGCTCCAGTGGTTCTAACAATGATGTCGAAG GTGGCTTTCTACACTCTCATTGTATACTTTGCAACATCAATGGGAACAAACATCATTGCTGCTCATCAG GTCATGATTCAAACATTCTTCATCTGCACGGTGTGGGGTGAACCTCTCTCTCAAACTGCACAATCATTTATGCCTGAGTTGATATATGGAGTAAAGCGTAGTTTGCCTAAG GCTCGAATGCTGCTCAAGTCACTTGTCGTTATTGGAGCTCTACTTGGTTTAGCATTAGGAATTGTGGGAACATCTGTTCCATGGTTGTTTCCTGGTATATTTACACCCGACCAGAAGATCATACAGGAG ATGCATAAAGTGCTGATACCATTTTTTTTGGCATTGGCCGTGACACCGGCTATTCTTGCATTTGAAGGAACATTGCTG gccGGACGAGATCTAAAATTTATTAGTCTGTCAATGAGTGGATGTTTTAGTTTAGGTGCACTTCTACTGCTG TTTGTTAGTAGTAGAGGATGTGGTTTAGCAGGCTGTTGGTGGGTACTGGTAGGATTTCAATGG GCTCGGCTTTTTCTGTCTTTACAGCGCGCTACATCCACCAACGGCATACTTTACTCTGAAGATACAAGCCGGTATCAACAAGAAAAACTCAGAGCTGTTTAG